From Bacteroidales bacterium:
CGGAACCATCTGGATCACCGGAATTTCCGGTTTTGCAGAGATTGAGGTGATTGGCTCATTGGGAACAACAATGAAAACCATCACAAACGATGGCCAAAACTCATTAAGCATTGATCTTTACGACTTTCAACCAGGTGTTTACCAAATTAAATTTATGGGTGAAAGCGGAAGTGTAGTTAAACGGGTAGTGAAGAAATAGATTGTAGAAGCGATAGCATCATGACACCAGATGCTATCGCTTTTCATTTTTCCTGTAACCCAAACTAATCATTGCTGGTGGAGGCGCCAATTGAACGTTTACTGATGTTTATCGAAAAGTAATACTTAGGCTTGGTGGGGTTTTTCAAAGGATGTGACGGGTACTTGTTGTTGGTGTAAACGGCCGAAAGGGTATTCGCAGCGTGTAAAAGGTTTTCATGGAATTCTTTCGGCATCCCGTCAAGAATGCCTGCTAATACTTCATGGCGGACTGTTTCGGGATTACGGGCATAATCGTGCCACACCACCACAGAATTTTTGTGTATCAGATGAGTAAAAACTTTTTCAGTGTCGTTTTTCACTGATTCATAATGATGATCACCGTCAATAAAAATCAGGTCAAATTTTCTGTTCAACCCTGCAAAATCATAATTCTTTGAGTTGCCTTTCAAGTGGGCGATGTTCTTCTTTCCTTTTGAAAAAAAGCCTGTTAGTCCAATGTAATCCTCAGACTGACCTATCCGACGCATTTCTTCATCCATCAAATTCAGGGTAAAACAATCTTTGGCTACTCCAGCTACGTTCACTACGCTTTCACCGCGCCATGTACCGATTTCAAAATAGGAACAGTCGGTAAACCCTTCGGCTAATTTTATTAAAAGCGCAATATCAGTAGGTAGCGAACCGCCATCGAGGAAAGCAAAAACGGGCACCGTTGCCGAAAAACCGGGAAACATTACGTCAAGGTCAACAACCGGTAAACCGTTTCCAATTCCGTAATGCTGCATCACATATGTTTTCCATACTTCATCATTGTTTAGCACAAGATTAAGCAGGTAAGGTTTGCGGGCGATCAACCCAAGAGCTTTTGTTAGCTTTGAAATTTTTCCCATCCGGTTTGTCGTTTTGCGGCAAAAGTACAGAAATCAACTATTTGATTTCCCAAAAAATCACATTTCCGAACGGTGACAAGGTTTTTTCTTGTAATTTTGTTGCTTTCCAACCTTTGGAGATGTAACCTTCATCTGGTTAATGGATGGATGTCGATAAGAAGCATAACTGTAAATCATACATTTTATATCAAAAAATAGAAATCATGAAAGAAAAAAGTATCGAATTGCTCAACAAAGCAGTAGCCGACGAACTGACAGCAGTGCACCAGTACATGTACTTCCATTTTCACTGTGACGACCAGGGATACGACCTGCTGGCCAACCTTTTTAAACGCACAGCCATCGAAGAGATGCTCCATGTGGAGCGCCTGGCAGAGCGCATCCTCTTTCTCAAAGGTGATGTGAAAATGGAGGTAAGCGAACCAACCAGATACATACACGATGTAAACGAAATGCTCACCCTTGCCTGTAAAATGGAAGAGAGCAGTGCCAATGATTATAACAAGTGGGCTAACGAGTGTGCACAAAACGCAGACTCTGTTTCCAAGAAATTGTTTGAGTCGCTGGTGGAAGATGAGGAACGTCATTTTAATCAATATGACGATGAAATGGAGAACCTTAAGAAATTTGGTGACAAATACCTTGCCCTGCAGTCTATCGAGCGTAGCCGGAACACAGCGATGGGAACAGCCGCTGCCGATTAACGCCAACTGCGCTGTTTTGGAAATTTGCCCCGTGAGCATTTAGACTTTCGGGGCATTTTTAATGGTGCTGCTGAATACCGTTTGCAAAAACCATGTAATCTAAATTCACTTTGATTAAAGCCTAATTTCGCAAAGCAACAACATTATTCCCGATGGGGGCAAATTGGATTTTATTTTTCAAATTACCCGCTTTACCAACCTCAGCTTGTGTGTGTATTTTTTCAGGGATTGATTGTAAATACCGTGATGATCGATGTTATCAACTCTTACATACCCTGATGAATGGATAATTTTATTGTCGTGAAGCAGCATACCAACATGAGTGATTTTCCCTTCTTCATCATCAAAAAATGCAAGATCGCCAGTGGCAGCTTCCGATAACAGGTTTAATGTCTCACCGGTTTGCGACTGGTAAGCGGCATCACGCTGCAGTATCATACCGTGAATGTTGAAAACAACCTGCATTAGTCCTGAACAGTCAATACCAAACAATGACCGCCCTGCCCACAGGTAGGGTGCGTGAAGAAATAGTTTTGCAGTTTCGGCCAGGTCATTGCGGTTTACAGGAAAATGAGGTTCATGTATTGGTTCACTAAATCGAAATTCCATTCCTCCAACATTGAGCCTCCCATTCTTAAATCCTCTGAGACTGCTTCCTGTCATGACAAAGAACTTATTCCCCGAGTTCAATTCTTCCATTGTTGAAATGGCATTCAAAGGAAATTGTGGTGGCTTGCTAAATAAGTTTTCAAACTCGGCCTTTGAAAGGGTCAGATGTTGCTTTTTACTGATGTAGCCCTCATATTTATCCAACGTTCCTCTGATCAGTTGAAAATCGCCACTTTCACCAATAATTTCAAAGGTCTCGCCAAATAGCAACTGGCTCACCATTTCTGATTTATGTGAATCGCCTGCTCTTACCGGGATTGATGAGAGGTGACAAAAACCATAATTTTCCATCTTTTATTGAATATTAAAGGTTTGAGGTTAATTTCATGTTTGACTTTTTTGGCAAAATTAGCCGATTCTTTGTATTGATCATATTTATCTCAGTAAATTTTACCCCATGCTCCATGCCCCATGCTCCATGCCCCATGCCCTCAGGTCACTCCCCACCATTCCAACACACCAATCACTAAGTTTACAACGTAGTTCCTTCGTGTTCGGTCCTCCTGATAATCTCGTTTTGCAGGTCTTCACCCAGGTCATTAAAGTAATCGCTGTAACCGGCTACCCGCACAATCAGACTGCGGTATTTTTCAGGGTGTTTTTGCGCATCTTTAAGCGTATCGGCTGATACCACATTGAATTGGATATGATGTCCATCCAGCCGGAAATAGCTTCGGATCAGGTGGGTGAGTTTTGCAATACTGTCATCATCCTTAAAAAAAGCCGGTGTGAACTTTTGATTGAGCAAGGTTCCTCCAGTCCGG
This genomic window contains:
- a CDS encoding C40 family peptidase, coding for MENYGFCHLSSIPVRAGDSHKSEMVSQLLFGETFEIIGESGDFQLIRGTLDKYEGYISKKQHLTLSKAEFENLFSKPPQFPLNAISTMEELNSGNKFFVMTGSSLRGFKNGRLNVGGMEFRFSEPIHEPHFPVNRNDLAETAKLFLHAPYLWAGRSLFGIDCSGLMQVVFNIHGMILQRDAAYQSQTGETLNLLSEAATGDLAFFDDEEGKITHVGMLLHDNKIIHSSGYVRVDNIDHHGIYNQSLKKYTHKLRLVKRVI
- a CDS encoding T9SS type A sorting domain-containing protein, which codes for GTIWITGISGFAEIEVIGSLGTTMKTITNDGQNSLSIDLYDFQPGVYQIKFMGESGSVVKRVVKK
- a CDS encoding class I SAM-dependent methyltransferase codes for the protein MGKISKLTKALGLIARKPYLLNLVLNNDEVWKTYVMQHYGIGNGLPVVDLDVMFPGFSATVPVFAFLDGGSLPTDIALLIKLAEGFTDCSYFEIGTWRGESVVNVAGVAKDCFTLNLMDEEMRRIGQSEDYIGLTGFFSKGKKNIAHLKGNSKNYDFAGLNRKFDLIFIDGDHHYESVKNDTEKVFTHLIHKNSVVVWHDYARNPETVRHEVLAGILDGMPKEFHENLLHAANTLSAVYTNNKYPSHPLKNPTKPKYYFSINISKRSIGASTSND
- a CDS encoding bacterioferritin codes for the protein MKEKSIELLNKAVADELTAVHQYMYFHFHCDDQGYDLLANLFKRTAIEEMLHVERLAERILFLKGDVKMEVSEPTRYIHDVNEMLTLACKMEESSANDYNKWANECAQNADSVSKKLFESLVEDEERHFNQYDDEMENLKKFGDKYLALQSIERSRNTAMGTAAAD